The following are encoded in a window of Massilia sp. R2A-15 genomic DNA:
- the queF gene encoding NADPH-dependent 7-cyano-7-deazaguanine reductase QueF (Catalyzes the NADPH-dependent reduction of 7-cyano-7-deazaguanine (preQ0) to 7-aminomethyl-7-deazaguanine (preQ1) in queuosine biosynthesis), producing MTTADQSPLGKTSAYQTQYAPDLLFPIPRQGKRDELQLNGTLPFFGVDIWNAYEISWLNMRGKPQVAIATITAPADTPNIIESKSFKLYLNSFNQTRLANEEALLALLREDLSAGFGAPVQVTLTLPEQFETLKMGELDGLLLDRLDIEVDQYSPMPSLLSASHDEAPVEEKLVSHLLKSNCLVTGQPDWASVQIHYIGPQIDQEGLLRYLIGFREHNEFHEQCVERIFVDIMRACKPQKLAVYARYTRRGGLDINPWRTNFTSGRPPNLRNARQ from the coding sequence ATGACTACTGCAGACCAATCGCCCCTCGGCAAAACCTCCGCCTACCAGACGCAATACGCACCCGACCTGTTGTTCCCGATTCCGCGCCAGGGCAAGCGCGACGAACTGCAGCTGAACGGCACCCTGCCCTTCTTCGGTGTCGATATCTGGAATGCCTACGAAATTTCGTGGCTGAACATGCGCGGCAAGCCGCAGGTGGCGATCGCAACCATCACGGCGCCGGCCGACACGCCGAATATCATCGAGTCGAAGTCGTTCAAGCTGTATTTAAATTCGTTCAACCAGACTCGCCTGGCCAACGAGGAAGCGCTGCTGGCCTTGCTGCGCGAGGATCTGTCGGCCGGCTTCGGCGCACCGGTCCAGGTCACGCTGACCTTGCCGGAACAATTCGAGACGCTGAAGATGGGCGAACTCGACGGCCTGCTGCTGGACCGCCTCGACATCGAAGTGGACCAGTATTCGCCGATGCCGTCGCTGCTGTCGGCCAGTCACGACGAGGCGCCGGTCGAAGAGAAGCTGGTGTCGCACCTGCTCAAGTCGAACTGCCTGGTCACCGGCCAGCCGGACTGGGCCAGCGTACAGATTCATTACATCGGCCCGCAGATCGACCAGGAAGGCCTGCTGCGCTACTTGATCGGCTTCCGCGAGCACAACGAGTTTCACGAACAATGTGTCGAGCGCATCTTCGTCGACATCATGCGCGCCTGCAAACCGCAGAAACTGGCGGTGTACGCCCGCTATACCCGCCGGGGCGGTCTTGATATTAACCCCTGGCGCACCAACTTTACCAGTGGGCGCCCGCCCAACCTGCGTAACGCGCGTCAATGA